One window of Ziziphus jujuba cultivar Dongzao chromosome 5, ASM3175591v1 genomic DNA carries:
- the LOC107420742 gene encoding RING-H2 finger protein ATL54: MAAMKHRKLFPAQNDTTHTECSEFCDPPCSYNCYPFTEFYYPPPPSTPPPPSPLSAVDHNDQSRNISPYIIILLSLIATSLLVVGYYIIIAKSCACFCRRNNNNNEDDQRSQSDATDEDFLDDNHVDHPIWFITTVGLHQSIINSIMVYKYKKGEGLIEGTECSVCLNEFREDETLRLLPKCNHAFHIPCIDTWLRSHTNCPLCRAIIVTDSLSSNMSRPPTLVSSDQNGEALVVNEDTQMGIANSENDIQLGENRIRAVTENEGDQILQIDDDHGVIPKEAVNSQENDIQPVRSSVSMDSPSSSPETMIYEEEDFCSADREENSITQLQSDERYNLEMAQNKEDEDGNSDTIRIIRRPSKAQCLHLSPVSMKRSFSCGGRFLPTKHHRSFNSVLPL, encoded by the coding sequence ATGGCGGCCATGAAGCACAGGAAACTCTTCCCCGCACAGAATGATACCACTCACACCGAATGCTCCGAATTCTGTGACCCACCCTGTTCTTACAACTGCTATCCTTTCACAGAATTCTATtatccaccaccaccatcaacaccaccaccaccatctcctCTCTCAGCCGTTGATCACAATGACCAAAGCCGAAACATCTCTCCCTACATAATCATCTTACTTTCATTGATCGCCACCTCATTGCTTGTGGTCGGCTACTACATCATCATAGCCAAGTCCTGTGCTTGTTTCTGCAgaagaaacaacaacaacaacgaggATGACCAACGTTCCCAATCCGACGCCACTGATGAAGACTTTCTCGATGACAACCACGTTGACCATCCCATTTGGTTCATCACCACTGTTGGTTTGCACCAATCGATCATAAACTCCATCATGGTTTATAAGTACAAGAAAGGAGAGGGATTGATCGAAGGAACCGAGTGCTCTGTTTGTTTGAATGAGTTTCGGGAAGATGAAACTCTTAGGCTTCTTCCAAAATGCAACCATGCTTTTCACATCCCTTGTATTGATACCTGGCTGAGATCTCACACCAATTGCCCTCTTTGCCGTGCCATTATTGTCACTGATTCTCTGAGTTCGAACATGTCGAGGCCTCCTACTTTGGTTTCTTCGGATCAAAATGGTGAAGCTTTGGTGGTGAATGAAGACACCCAGATGGGGATAGCCAACTCTGAGAATGATATTCAACTGGGTGAGAATCGGATTAGAGCTGTGACAGAGAATGAAGGTGATCAAATTCTCCAAATTGATGATGATCATGGTGTTATACCCAAAGAGGCTGTAAATTCTCAGGAAAATGATATACAACCAGTGAGAAGCTCTGTTTCAATGGATTCTCCTTCTTCATCCCCTGAAACCATGATTTACGAAGAGGAAGATTTTTGTTCCGCTGACCGGGAAGAGAATTCGATTACCCAATTACAGAGTGATGAAAGATATAATCTTGAAATGGCTCAAaataaagaagatgaagatggaaattCTGACACGATTCGAATAATACGACGTCCTTCGAAAGCTCAGTGTCTCCATTTAAGCCCTGTTTCAATGAAAAGGTCGTTCTCTTGCGGTGGGAGATTTCTTCCAACAAAACATCACCGGAGCTTCAATTCAGTCCTCCctttgtaa
- the LOC125422890 gene encoding disease resistance protein RML1B-like has protein sequence MVYLHLQNILYKTLVDSSGSIRSYEMGINVLRKRLNSRRLLIILDDVDNFKQIEALVGNGEQQNEWLGPGSRVIVTTRNKHLLKLYGENNIYNVDKMTNDEALQLLCQKAFKHGNLLDGYVKLSDSVVGYAKGNPLALEVLGSFLLGRSVEEWSDTLAKLKEDLDKDIFRTLQVSFE, from the coding sequence ATGGTATACTTACATTTACAAAATATCCTCTACAAAACTTTGGTAGATAGTTCAGGAAGTATACGAAGTTATGAAATGGGAATCAACGTATTAAGGAAAAGACTAAATTCTAGAAGGTTGCTTATCATTCTAGATGATGTTGATAACTTTAAACAAATAGAAGCTTTGGTTGGAAATGGTGAGCAACAAAATGAATGGTTAGGTCCAGGGAGCAGAGTCATTGTAACAACTAGAAATAAGCATTTGTTGAAGCTATATGGAGAGAATAACATATATAATGTTGATAAAATGACCAATGATGAAGCTCTTCAACTCCTATGTCAAAAAGCCTTCAAACACGGCAATCTTTTAGATGGGTATGTGAAGCTGTCTGATAGTGTTGTAGGCTATGCTAAAGGCAATCCTTTAGCTCTTGAAGTTTTAGGTTCTTTCTTACTTGGAAGAAGTGTAGAAGAATGGTCAGACACACTGGCTAAACTAAAGGAAGATCTTGATAAAGATATATTCCGTACACTTCAAGTAAGTTTTGAGTGA